In a single window of the Papaver somniferum cultivar HN1 chromosome 8, ASM357369v1, whole genome shotgun sequence genome:
- the LOC113304398 gene encoding uncharacterized protein LOC113304398 produces MGKKEQEHLNRIFVTHLNTMHETFQLLEDAPPSSLEKVDWQDVVTLGGQVSKQATIAGMLWSGAPNMKELEENMGVYFNLLQGFLLLAHSNKIGAGPTLSSYINASAKHVADTSYSFFKEAVSSFGTNSKDQKLSIPQLAGTVWEACDSLKKTPSTNYTAVGRAITQVAVSMKDVLRELKELKPASVEDPTIDNTPDETTAPSESDDDADDEGGDLGEDLSPEEMKIAESAIIVVSDTLTAIKELIRFITGLLRQSKPADNDSKSVDSLEGLLRLCKGIGIQIDELGACLYPPQEIPALKLGVDKISDNVREIQAEIRKFEGSSYDSLFQACECLATSLTKMKTELDLSETRTKMQNLAVSSWDMKGNSLL; encoded by the exons ATGGGGAAAAAGGAGCAAGAACACCTTAATCGCATCTTTGTTACGCATCTAAACACCATGCATGAGACCTTCCAG CTTTTGGAAGATGCACCTCCTTCTTCTCTTGAGAAAGTAGATTGGCAGGATGTTGTAACATTGGGGGGGCAAGTATCAAAACAAGCAACAATAG CTGGAATGCTTTGGAGTGGAGCACCCAACATGAAAGAGTTGGAAGAGAACATGGGGGTCTACTTTAACTTGCTGCAGGGATTCCTTTTGCTGGCACACAGTAACAAGATCGGTGCGGGGCCAACTCTTTCATCCTATATTAATGCATCTGCAAAGCACGTTGCCGATACAAGTTATTCATTCTTTAAAGAGGCTGTCTCCTCCTTTG GAACTAATAGCAAAGATCAGAAACTATCGATCCCGCAGTTAGCAGGTACTGTCTGGGAAGCGTGTGATTCTCTTAAAAAAACTCCTTCCACAAACTACACAGCCGTTGGGCGAGCCATCACACAAGTTGCAGTATCCATGAAGGATGTACTGCGTGAACTAAAAGAGTTGAAACCAGCCTCAGTTGAAGATCCAACAATTGATAATACTCCTGACGAGACAACTGCTCCAAGTGAAAGCGATGATGATGCCGATGATGAGGGCGGTGACCTCGGAGAAGACCTCTCACCTGAGGAGATGAAAATCGCAGAATCAGCTATTATTGTTGTGTCCGACACTCTTACAGCAATCAAGGAGCTTATCCGCTTTATCACAGGTTTGCTTAGGCAATCAAAACCCGCCGATAATGATAGCAAATCAGTAGATTCATTGGAGGGATTATTAAGGCTGTGTAAAGGAATCGGAATTCAAATTGATGAGCTTGGTGCATGTTTGTACCCTCCACAAGAGATTCCTGCATTGAAGCTGGGAGTGGATAAAATTTCAGATAATGTTCGTGAAATTCAAGCAGAGATTCGTAAATTTGAGGGAAGTTCCTATGATAGTTTATTTCAAGCATGCGAATGTTTAGCGACTTCACTGACCAAAATGAAGACGGAATTGGATTTGTCCGAGACAAGAACCAAAATGCAGAATCTGGCAGTCAGTAGTTGGGATATGAAAGGAAACTCATTACTGTAa
- the LOC113304687 gene encoding origin of replication complex subunit 4-like isoform X1 — translation MELSKAAEKALILLRSRICNPNFVFSALSDKPDSNYSKLKFLLSSSVTESCNNSVLLLGPRGCGKIPVLELVLQDLQSEHPETVSVVRLNGILHSDDNYALKEIARQLCLEHDLEFSKMASSDDNSQFMIAMLQKCGLDHRTLIFVLDEFDLFTQGKQRLLYCLLDAMQSVMSQAVVVGSSCRLDADQLLEKRVRSRFSHRKLLFLPPSKEDIQILLEHILSLPADSNFPHDYVVEFNEKIRSILGDQRCKAILTKLSDADSSVNNLLSFLFRSICNMDIKESRFLSTKNFETASKSIHQQPKRESLQDCSILEHYILVCMKRLETKEQNSYNFNSVMKEYKVIHDAFPIYVTHYERDRCLMAFEHLEQHGLISFEDVRGQNPSVQFRSVKLLVSSHQLQESLNANSSSIPGKIRTLLMS, via the exons ATGGAATTATCGAAAGCAGCAGAGAAGGCTTTAATTCTACTCAGAAGTAGGATTTGTAACCCTAATTTCGTTTTCTCCGCTTTATCTGATAAACCAGACAGTAACTACAG TAAATTAAAATTCCTACTCTCAAGCTCAGTCACTGAATCCTGCAATAACTCTGTCCTGCTTCTTGGTCCTCGAGGTTGTGGAAAAATCCCT GTGTTAGAGCTTGTTCTACAAGATTTACAGTCTGAGCATCCTGAAACAGTTTCAGTG gtTAGATTGAATGGGATATTGCATAGTGACGATAATTATGCACTCAAG GAGATTGCTAGACAACTTTGTTTGGAACATGACTTGGAGTTCTCGAAAATG GCCTCGTCTGATGATAACTCTCAGTTCATGATAGCCATGCTGCA AAAGTGTGGACTAGATCATAGAACACTCATCTTTGTACTTGATGAGTTTGATCTCTTTACTCAG GGAAAGCAAAGACTACTCTATTGCTTGCTAGATGCAATGCAGTCTGTAATGTCACAAGCTGTAGTTGTCGGTTCCAGTTGCCGCTTG GATGCAGATCAACTCCTAGAAAAGAGAGTAAGATCGCGTTTTTCCCACAGGAAACTATTGTTTCTTCCTCCCTCTAAAGAAGACATACAGAT ATTGTTGGAGCACATATTGTCTTTGCCAGCAGATTCAAATTTTCCTCATGATTATGTGGTTGAGTTCAATGAGAAAATTCGT TCCATATTAGGAGATCAAAGGTGTAAAGCAATTCTTACAAAACTATCTGATGCTGATTCCAGTGTAAACAACTTGTTGAGCTTTCT ATTTCGATCTATTTGTAATATGGATATAAAAGAATCAAGGTTTCTTTCAACAAAGAACTTTGAAACTGCGAGTAAGAGCATCCATCAGCAACCCAAGCGGGAAAGCCTACAAG ATTGTTCTATTTTAGAGCACTATATTCTGGTATGCATGAAGAGACTGGAAACTAAAGAGCAGAACTCCTACAACTTCAATTCTGTTATGAAAG AGTACAAAGTCATACATGATGCTTTTCCTATTTATGTTACTCATTATGAAAGAGATAGATGCTTAATG GCCTTTGAACACCTTGAACAGCATGGGTTAATCTCCTTTGAAGATGTCAGGGGACAGAATCCGTCTGTTCAATTTCGCTCAGTTAAGCTACTAGTCTCATCCCATCAGCTTCAGGAGAGCTTGAATGCAAATAGTTCCAGCATTCCC GGGAAAATTCGGACACTACTAATGTCATAA
- the LOC113304687 gene encoding origin of replication complex subunit 4-like isoform X2, with translation MELSKAAEKALILLRSRICNPNFVFSALSDKPDSNYSKLKFLLSSSVTESCNNSVLLLGPRGCGKIPVLELVLQDLQSEHPETVSVVRLNGILHSDDNYALKEIARQLCLEHDLEFSKMASSDDNSQFMIAMLQKCGLDHRTLIFVLDEFDLFTQGKQRLLYCLLDAMQSVMSQAVVVGSSCRLDADQLLEKRVRSRFSHRKLLFLPPSKEDIQILLEHILSLPADSNFPHDYVVEFNEKIRSILGDQRCKAILTKLSDADSSVNNLLSFLFRSICNMDIKESRFLSTKNFETASKSIHQQPKRESLQDCSILEHYILVCMKRLETKEQNSYNFNSVMKGL, from the exons ATGGAATTATCGAAAGCAGCAGAGAAGGCTTTAATTCTACTCAGAAGTAGGATTTGTAACCCTAATTTCGTTTTCTCCGCTTTATCTGATAAACCAGACAGTAACTACAG TAAATTAAAATTCCTACTCTCAAGCTCAGTCACTGAATCCTGCAATAACTCTGTCCTGCTTCTTGGTCCTCGAGGTTGTGGAAAAATCCCT GTGTTAGAGCTTGTTCTACAAGATTTACAGTCTGAGCATCCTGAAACAGTTTCAGTG gtTAGATTGAATGGGATATTGCATAGTGACGATAATTATGCACTCAAG GAGATTGCTAGACAACTTTGTTTGGAACATGACTTGGAGTTCTCGAAAATG GCCTCGTCTGATGATAACTCTCAGTTCATGATAGCCATGCTGCA AAAGTGTGGACTAGATCATAGAACACTCATCTTTGTACTTGATGAGTTTGATCTCTTTACTCAG GGAAAGCAAAGACTACTCTATTGCTTGCTAGATGCAATGCAGTCTGTAATGTCACAAGCTGTAGTTGTCGGTTCCAGTTGCCGCTTG GATGCAGATCAACTCCTAGAAAAGAGAGTAAGATCGCGTTTTTCCCACAGGAAACTATTGTTTCTTCCTCCCTCTAAAGAAGACATACAGAT ATTGTTGGAGCACATATTGTCTTTGCCAGCAGATTCAAATTTTCCTCATGATTATGTGGTTGAGTTCAATGAGAAAATTCGT TCCATATTAGGAGATCAAAGGTGTAAAGCAATTCTTACAAAACTATCTGATGCTGATTCCAGTGTAAACAACTTGTTGAGCTTTCT ATTTCGATCTATTTGTAATATGGATATAAAAGAATCAAGGTTTCTTTCAACAAAGAACTTTGAAACTGCGAGTAAGAGCATCCATCAGCAACCCAAGCGGGAAAGCCTACAAG ATTGTTCTATTTTAGAGCACTATATTCTGGTATGCATGAAGAGACTGGAAACTAAAGAGCAGAACTCCTACAACTTCAATTCTGTTATGAAAG GCCTTTGA